Genomic segment of Eupeodes corollae chromosome 2, idEupCoro1.1, whole genome shotgun sequence:
agagcgacaccgcccccttgagtggagtcgggccggtctcttcttacgatattgtaatttttatgagtcaatttgtgtttgtggtttagcttagtttcgctagccataaacacatcgggactgtagtctgtcaacaattggaacatattggctcttcgttcaatcctaatcagtgaatttacattcacagctaggactttaaggcgcgtctccggcagcgcgcccattatgatctaaattgcgccaggccaggcaacaaagagtagagatgatctacccttttgccttgctcctttatctgactttgcagtcctgttagttgaccttgaatgctcaacaacaaggctacaatgtcaggctgcacctctggtgccttaggcacaggggcctttggggcaaccgttggtggagtctgtctcgtgttcccatttcctgacaccatttgggcgtaggaaaatttgggatctacgaatttttgtgttggagcctgtcgactaactgttcgacttttttcggctttttggctggcctgtttctgtttcatttgttggaccttagggcaacccctatagttagccgggtgcccttggtttccacaaaggacacacttgagcagggtcaaatcctcaacccgctcattccccagcttacattctccttctttgtgggtttctccgcacctcacacaacgcaactgcatattgcagttggcattggcatggccaaacctctggcacttcgtacattgtagaatgtcgtcgtgcctttttaatgtctcccagcgtacagcttgattgtcgagagatgtgattctctcgacactattaaaactgctttggggcgataatgttaccaggaccattggcagcctataaccccctcgtcttgacttcaccgtagtgaaaggtttgaccccgataaaatcgagatcgtcactggctttttggcggagctcagctaagagctcctccggttccgtgcaggaacttatgcccttgaGAAGGACGGTCTTAAACTTTTCACATTTTGGCGTGTaactgaagaactcagctgtggcctcttttaacaattctttcactagcttgtattcggccagtgagaagcactggaccgaataattcttttctttttcgttaagaattttaattaaaaatttgcccttagtggccgacttacatacctgtttaatGTCCTGTATGTCAACCTTATGGGTCCTAAtaggtggtattttttcttttccagcctgtggttgtttctggtgttgctgctgctgttgctgctgcttctgttgctgtttctgctgctgctgctgccttgCTTGTAGctcttgttgttgctgctgcttggCCTTACTCGAGGTGGATGGGCCCTCAGGCATTGGGCCTGTCCCTGCTGGTAAAGCCTTCATTTTTTGCTCCGCCCCAGTGATTTTGGTAGCGGgcttttgttgttgctgctgtggttgttgtttttgttgctttgtttctggctttttttgtttcgcctgttgctgctgttgttgttgttgcagccGTTGTGTTGCTTTTTCCTCCTTCTCAGCTGCCTCTTTTTGTCGGCGCGCTTCGATTTTGGCTTTCAGTGCACTGAGAAGGGGCTCCATCTCTTCCTTCAGTTTTTTTAGCTGGTCCTCATAGGCATCTATTTGCTGCTTTTTTGCCTGCAGCACTTGTGCCAGCTCCGCTTCATCGGCTTCGTTGTCGTTGGGGGCTTCAGTCACCTCCATCTCCCTTTCTTTAGGCTGCTCTGGCGGCGCTAGGCTTGagaacctatttttatttttatttttaggtgacCTATAgtgcccctctccaccttcggagACGTAGTCGATGTCACCGTCTGACGACTCGCTTTGTGACGTCAcctcttgttgttttttttgctgcACGCCTTGTCGCATCGCTCCGCGCTTAGCAGCATTGTTCCTTTCCACAAGGTTAGGCTTGAGCTTCctcttaacatttgttgttgtaaattgACTATCAGACTGATGGCCTGATGATGTTGCGGTGAATTTGTGTACCGCTGATGGCACCACATTGGCATCACCTGATgaattggcagaggtatctttcgatacccctgctttctTCCCCTTTTCCATTTTCCTTTCTTCCCAGTTAATAAAATCGACTATTTCTCTATTATGAAAAAAAGCGACAATATTTCTTGTCAACTCCGCCTGGgaatcgaacccacgacccttggagCTATCTTCGGACGCCAGCTCCACTAGGCTACCGattagttattttaaattgtggATTACTGCCTTGTTAAATAGAAAACCTTACAAATgcacttttaattaattaaaaattatctacTATCCACTTATAACTTGTTTTCTCTTtgaaagtcaaagaacgactgacagtccaacgcactaaccatcatgccacgggtactacatttgaTGGTCACTTTAATCCAAGCGGCTAtggtgactaaatttcgcacaaaatttacattacatacttacttacttaaggtggcgctacagttcgggGCGGACGTGGGCTTCAACCACCATGCGTctctagccagctcggtccttagctagctgtcgccaagttggttgaggtcctctcccacctgggtgcgctacctgagtcgcggtcttaatctactgcgccgcgccgcgccgccgtccctatcgattggattcgaagaccttccgggctggagcgttgatgtccattcgccgtcatcgttatatcttctactCCATTCTcaatctatgcgtacgggaccaaaaatcacccgaagaatttttctctcgaagcatcctaagacgctctcatctttctttgacatggtccaggcctcagcgccataaatgagaaccgggatgatgagtgtcttatagatggtgatttaagatgctcaagagaggactttactactcgattgccttccaagtccaaagaagcagcgaattgcaagagttattcttcttttgTCGTTGTCTATGTTAATAGAGGTGCCTtgttagacaaagtccttaactat
This window contains:
- the LOC129945121 gene encoding putative uncharacterized protein DDB_G0274435, with the translated sequence MEKGKKAGVSKDTSANSSGDANVVPSAVHKFTATSSGHQSDSQFTTTNVKRKLKPNLVERNNAAKRGAMRQGVQQKKQQEVTSQSESSDGDIDYVSEGGEGHYRSPKNKNKNRFSSLAPPEQPKEREMEVTEAPNDNEADEAELAQVLQAKKQQIDAYEDQLKKLKEEMEPLLSALKAKIEARRQKEAAEKEEKQQQQKPATKITGAEQKMKALPAGTGPMPEGPSTSSKAKQQQQQELQARQQQQQKHYSSKIQRNNMSPRIQNRQTKGSHDPSNIQGTPVSRNENNQQHSTWRHRTPVKNVFISGADRIVVRKEGSNNNS